Genomic segment of Trueperaceae bacterium:
CGAAGTGCCGCGCGACGGCGTCCTCGTCCGCGAGGCCCTCCACCAGCCAGCGGCGCGCCGTATGGGCGTTGGTCATCGTCTCCTGGGTAGTGAAGGTCTTCGACGAGACGACGAACAGGGTCGACTCCGGCCGCAGGCCCTCAAGTACCCCGGCGATGTCGGCCCCGTCGACGTTGGAGACGAAGTGCGTGCGGAGCGAGGGCGTCGTGTAGGGGCCCAGGGCCGTGACGACCATCTGCGGTCCAAGGTGCGACCCGCCGATCCCGATGTTCACGACGTCCGTGATGCGCTCGCCCGTATGCCCGCGCCAGGCGCCGGAGCGCACGGCGTCCGCGAAGCGCTCCATCTGGGCGAGCACGGCGTTCACCTCCGGCATCACGTCGTGCCCGTCGACGTACATGGGGGTGTTCGAGCGGTTCCTCAGCGCGACGTGCAAGACGGCGCGGTCCTCCGTCGTGTTCACGCGCTCACCCGCGAACATGGCGCGCTTGCGCTCCTCCACCCCGCTCGCCTCCGCCAGGCGCAGGAGCAGCGCGAACGTCTCGGGGGTGACGCGGTTCTTGCTGAAGTCGACGAACAGCTCGCCCGCCTGGAACGAGAAGCGCTCGAAGCGCCCATCGTCGCCGGCGAAGAGGTCGGCGACGCGCACGTTGCGCAGGCGTTCCTGGTGCTCGCGCAGGGCCGCCCAGGCGGTGGCGGCCCGTGCCGGGGCGCCCGTGTACGCGGCGCCTGCCCCGTTGCCGGGTCGGGCGCCGCCGGCCGCCGGCCGCTCGGACGAGCCGGCCACCGTCAGCTCCGCGCTTCCGCCGGGCGCTCCCCGCCGGCCTCGCTCGACTTCCGCCAGATGTTGATGTTGCCCTCGACGGCGAGCTCGTCGATCTCGGCCAGCTCGGCGGCGCTCAACTCGAGGTTGGCGAGCGTCCCGACGTTCTCCTCCAGCTGCGCCACGCTGGACGCCCCGATGAGGACCGACGTCACCCGCTCGTCGCGTAGGCACCACGCCAGGGCGAGCTGGGCGAGCGTCTGCCCGCGCCGCTTCGCGATCGCCGCCAGGGCGTGGATGCGTTCGAGCTTGTCCGGCGTGAGCGAGCTGGCCTTGAGCGAACCGCCCTCCGTCGCGCGGGAGCCGGCCGGCAGGCTGCCCGCCACGTCGGACGCGTTCACGCCCAGGTAGCGCGAGGTGAGCAGACCCTGCGCGAGCGGCGAGAACACGATGCAGCCGACACCCTCGGCGCCGAGCGCGTCGAGCAGGCCGTCCTCGATCCAGCGGTTGAACATGGAGTATGAAGGTTGATGGATGAGGAGCGGGGTCCCGGACTCGCGCAGGATGCGCGCCGCCTCGCGGGTCGTGGCGGCCGAGTACGACGAGATGCCGGGGTAGAGCGCGAGGCCCTGCTGGACCGCGCTCGTGAGCGCGCCCATGGTCTCCTCGAGAGGGGTGTCCGGGTCGAAGCGGTGGCTGTAGAAGATGTCCACCCAGTCGAGGCGCATGCGGTCCAGGCTCTCCTCGAGGCTGGAGAGGAGGTACTTGCGCGAGCCCCACTCGCCGTAAGGCCCCGGCCACATGTAGTAGCCGGCCTTCGTCGAGATGACGAGCCGGTTGCGCAGTCCGGCGAAGTCGGTCGCGAGGATCTCGCCGAAGTTCTTCTCGGCCGCGCCGGCCGGCGGGCCGTAGTTGTTGGCGAGGTCGAAGTGCGTGATCCCGAGCTCGAAGGCGCGCTGCAGGACGGCGCTCATCGAGGCCAACGGGCGGTCGTCGCCGAAGTTGTGCCAGAGGCCGAGGGAGACCTTGGGGAGGAGCAACCCGGAACGGCCGGTGCGGGCGTACGTCATCGCTGGGGCGTCGGTCACGCCCTAGGTTATAGCGCCTCTCGCTCAGGCGTCCGCGGTCACGCGCCCCAGCGGGCGGGGCCCGGCGCCGTCGCCGGAGCGCGTCGTCGCCCGCGGCGGATCGATCAGGTGCGAGAGGCGCACGCCCGCCAGCACTTCCCGGATGGCGAGGGAGGCGTTCACCCACGCCACGTTCAGGCGGCAGTAGCCCTTGCGCTCCTGGGTGGCGCAGCGGGCCTTCGTCTGGCACGTGTCGACTATGAGCGGCCCCGACATCGTCTCTATCACGTCGAGCAAGGAGATGCTCGTGGGGTCTACTATCAAGTTCACGCCGCCGTTCCGCCCTTGGCGGTTCTCGACGTACCCGACCTGGGCGAGCCGTCTCAGCACCTTGGCGAGGAAGGCAGGGGGGATCTTCAGGTCACCGGCGATTCTGGCCGCGGCCGCGCCCGGGTTCTCCGAGGCGTAGATGAGCGCGTGGATGGCGTAGCTCTCCTCGCGGCGCAGGAGGGTCCGGTACGGTGAGAGGTCGATGGGCTCAGCCACGCATCCAGGGTAGCAGGTGAATCGGACCCGCACCTCCTGGAATGCACTCTAGCCGCGCGTGCCGTCTGGAGCTACGGTTAATCGGTTTACCGCAGGGCGACGGACAGGACATCTGTCCTTGGAAGGG
This window contains:
- a CDS encoding aldo/keto reductase — encoded protein: MTYARTGRSGLLLPKVSLGLWHNFGDDRPLASMSAVLQRAFELGITHFDLANNYGPPAGAAEKNFGEILATDFAGLRNRLVISTKAGYYMWPGPYGEWGSRKYLLSSLEESLDRMRLDWVDIFYSHRFDPDTPLEETMGALTSAVQQGLALYPGISSYSAATTREAARILRESGTPLLIHQPSYSMFNRWIEDGLLDALGAEGVGCIVFSPLAQGLLTSRYLGVNASDVAGSLPAGSRATEGGSLKASSLTPDKLERIHALAAIAKRRGQTLAQLALAWCLRDERVTSVLIGASSVAQLEENVGTLANLELSAAELAEIDELAVEGNINIWRKSSEAGGERPAEARS
- a CDS encoding Rrf2 family transcriptional regulator; its protein translation is MAEPIDLSPYRTLLRREESYAIHALIYASENPGAAAARIAGDLKIPPAFLAKVLRRLAQVGYVENRQGRNGGVNLIVDPTSISLLDVIETMSGPLIVDTCQTKARCATQERKGYCRLNVAWVNASLAIREVLAGVRLSHLIDPPRATTRSGDGAGPRPLGRVTADA